In Gammaproteobacteria bacterium, one genomic interval encodes:
- a CDS encoding STAS domain-containing protein: MGINTHWQGRRCTLQVEQEMSIYTCADLKDPLLEPLANSRELMLDLSTVSEIDTSGVQLLLLLHREAIRRQVALHISGMSTMVREVLGLYGLLGWFGASEVLPPEGGRS; the protein is encoded by the coding sequence ATGGGCATCAATACTCACTGGCAGGGGCGTCGTTGTACCCTTCAGGTCGAGCAGGAAATGAGCATTTATACCTGTGCGGATCTCAAAGATCCGTTATTGGAACCGTTGGCAAACAGTCGAGAATTGATGCTGGACCTTTCTACAGTGTCCGAGATCGATACCAGCGGGGTGCAGTTGTTGCTGTTATTGCACCGTGAGGCAATTCGCCGACAGGTAGCGTTACATATCTCGGGGATGAGTACCATGGTGCGCGAAGTGCTCGGTCTCTATGGATTATTGGGCTGGTTTGGGGCCAGTGAAGTACTTCCTCCTGAGGGAGGACGTTCATGA